A stretch of the Aphis gossypii isolate Hap1 chromosome 2, ASM2018417v2, whole genome shotgun sequence genome encodes the following:
- the LOC114121389 gene encoding insulin-like peptide receptor — MPSMNGWWIAFVWLWSLSVTTAAVEEKVCGSIDVRNSGDRLSALHNCTIVQGSVQIVLLDATKPSDFDISFPLLREITQYLVVYRVAGLHNLGKLFPNLMLIRGAHSPHFPGLALMIHDNLDLREIGLYSLTNITRGSVIISKNPKLCHATTIDWGQIANGVSNDINVISNDEPIKCNGCSNIGCPGDLCWSHDPVRCQYGRLNGCHPLCAGGCDEPHSARHCFACTAYMHKGECIKECPYGLYGHIRSCLTAEECYSLPVSREESTPDVVNTHYIPFERVCRDECPYGFEVTADKRNCTLCRKTRYGHCQRNCNSFKISDDMLRKNYEYRLHTNCTTIQSLEIEVKYGTSEEVERRLEEYIGKVEVILDQLRIIRSYSLNSLNFLRSLYEIRGENTVNKMALVIRGNKNLQRLWTNSKNETRPVKILNGTVSFHYNPKLCMSEIYKFGNLSSLPPFSDIEVSVISNGDQFACTVYNLQVETVKIEPQSIVLQMHKPVEADHLERFLVYFIEASKWNETIETTDCEDSSWKIDDISSKKVFNDTEIYHVITNLEPNTEYIYYVKTYTISSKTSMSSVFRSKTLPSKPSAPQYFTAQPLSSSEVELTWKPPSHPHGKLVKYIIKGIHLTDDQTILDERSYCRNKTINGNGISHKSTTSIVKPSDDTCEKQCEPQKNIVDNICNTFEHGIDMDLISLNNHKYTFESCSSNILNIFINSKCLAMQNNDDTIFPNIINENCTEMWSVSNIVNNVTHKDGSSSYFQIQLNENVTSFNLGNLRHYSQYLLSILVCREVVKQELNLSNINPCSQETLISFRTLENKQADIIDSDSVQDVVVNNHTVVISWQPPTLINSILHSFQLEYKRSDAPNFVSVCITMKEYENAGRSYVFKNLQPGTYQYRIQAVSLYKPGPFTTVKEFNLPYPDSFNSWNLILIIFICGCLLILLTVYYIRTHFSRKILERNTMFNLANNPGYVGIYVEDEFEIPRDDIIIQKILGRGTFGTVHEGLLMPDSIPCAVKSVSKTNFMRYHAEFLNEAAIMKKFSEAYHIVRLLGVVTKTHPPLLVMELMGRGDLKSVLVKCRNSDDPPPPNRYTIIRMAAQIADGMAFLEYNKFIHRDLAARNCMVANDMTVKIGDFGMSRQMYNGDYYRKGNKGEMPIRWMAPESLSEGIFTSQSDVWSYGVVIWEMMTLGAQPYSEKSNNEVMAHVLDGNLLNLPIFCPDVLAGIVRLCWNWTASQRPRFLKIVETLDVYLEDDFRSVSFYHTRGLHNESPADQSLMSPCTTYEEDVDNESISFEGGDTVAVYSAFHVDKNKMSNGHLSPM; from the exons TGCTGCGCGAGATCACTCAGTACCTGGTCGTGTACCGCGTGGCCGGCCTGCACAACCTGGGAAAGCTGTTCCCGAACCTGATGCTGATCCGCGGCGCGCACAGCCCTCATTTCCCGGGGCTGGCGCTCATGATCCACGACAACCTCGACCTCCGGGAGATCGGACTGTACAGCTTGACCAACATCACGCGGGGTTCCGTGATCATTTCGAAAAACCCTA AATTGTGTCACGCGACAACAATCGATTGGGGCCAAATCGCCAACGGTGTGAGCAACGACATTAACGTGATCAGCAACGACGAACCTATAAAATGTAACGGATGCTCTAATATTGGCTGTCCGGGAGACCTGTGCTGGTCACACGATCCTGTCCGGTGTCAGTACGGGAGATTGAACGGTTGCCATCCATTGTGCGCTGGCGGCTGTGACGAACCGCACTCTGCCAGGCATTGTTTTGCGTGCACCGCGTACATGCACAAGGGCGAATGCATCAAAGAATGTCCATACGGCCT GTATGGTCACATCAGGTCGTGTTTGACCGCAGAAGAGTGCTACAGTCTGCCGGTGAGCAGAGAAGAATCGACACCGGACGTCGTGAACACGCACTACATCCCGTTCGAACGCGTTTGTCGCGACGAGTGTCCGTACGGATTCGAGGTGACGGCGGACAAAAGAAATTGTACACTGTGCAGGAAGACGAGGTACGGACACTGTCAGCGGAACTGTAATAGCTTCAAGATCAGCGATGACATGTTGAGGAAGAACTATGAATATCGTTTACACACCAACTGTACAACAATCCAGTCTTTGGAGATCGAAGTCAAGTACGGCACGAGTGAGGAAGTAGAACGTCGACTAGAAGAATACATTGGCAAAGTAGAAGTCATTTTGGATCAGTTAAGAATCATACGGTCGTATTCGCTGAACTCATTGAATTTCTTGCGAAGTCTGTACGAAATACGCGGTGAAAATACTGTTAATAAAATGGCTTTGGTGATTCGcggcaataaaaatttacaaagacTTTGGACCAACAGTAAAAACGAGACTCGCCCCGTAAAGATATTGAACGGCACAGTATCTTTTCATTACAATCCAAAGTTATGTATgtcagaaatatataaatttggaaATTTGTCTTCGCTGCCTCCGTTCTCAGATATAGAAGTGTCGGTTATATCCAACGGCGATCAGTTCGCATGcactgtttataatttacaagtgGAAACCGTTAAAATCGAACCACAATCTATTGTGTTACAAATGCACAAACCGGTGGAAGCAGATCATTTGGAAAGGTTTCTTGTGTATTTTATCGAAGCATCTAAATGGAATGAAACTATTGAAACAACCGATTGCGAAGACTCTAGTTGGAAAATTGATGATAtaagttcaaaaaaagttttcaacgACACTGAAATTTACCatgtaattacaaatttagaaCCAAACACCgagtacatttattatgtaaagacTTACACGATTTCTTCAAAGACTAGTATGAGTAGTGTATTTCGTAGTAAGACACTTCCGTCAAAGCCGTCCGCTCCTCAATACTTCACTGCTCAACCATTGTCTAGTTCTGAAGTAGAACTTACATGGAAACCTCCTTCACATCCTCAtggaaaattagtaaaatacattattaaggGAATTCATTTAACCGATGACCAAACCATTTTGGACGAACGTAGCTACTGTAGAAACAAGACGATCAATGGCAACGGTATATCTCACAAATCCACCACATCAATTGTTAAACCATCTGATGATACATGTGAAAAACAGTGTGAACCGCAAAAGAATATTGTTGACAATATATGCAACACTTTTGAACACGGTATAGACATGgatttaatttcattgaaCAATCACAAGTATACATTTGAATCGTGCAGCAGTaacattcttaatatttttattaattcaaaatgtttggcGATGCAAAACAATGACGACACTATCtttccaaatattataaatgaaaactgTACAGAAATGTGGTCAGTGAGTAACATAGTGAATAATGTCACTCATAAAGATGGTAGCTCATCTTATTTCCAGATACAGCTGAATGAAAATGTTACATCGTTTAATCTTGGTAACCTTAGGCATTACAGTCAATATTTGTTGTCCATATTGGTTTGTAGAGAAGTGGTCAAACAAGAACTAAACCTAAGTAATATCAATCCTTGTAGTCAAGAGACGTTAATATCCTTCCGCACTTTGGAAAATAAGCAGGCAGATATTATTGATAGCGATAGTGTACAAGATGTTGTTGTGAATAATCACACTGTAGTTATATCTTGGCAGCCACCGActcttataaatagtatattacatagttTCCAGTTGGAATATAAGCGCTCGGACGCGCCCAATTTTGTTTCTGTATGTATTACTATGAAGGAGTACGAAAATGCTGGCCGATCATATGTCTTCAAGAACTTACAGCCTGGTACTTACCAATACAGAATCCAAGCTGTTTCTTTGTATAAACCTGGCCCGTTTACTACGGTGAAAGAGTTTAATCTTCCATATCCAGACTCATTTAACAGTTGGAATCTTATTCtcataattttcatttgtggctgtttattaattttattaacagtatattatattcgtacacACTTTAGTCGTAAGATTTTGGAACGTAATACCATGTTTAATTTAGCCAACAATCCCGGCTATGTTGGTATATATGTTGAGGATGAATTTGAAATACCCCgagatgatataattatacaaaaaatactcGGTAGAGGAACATTTGGTACGGTTCACGAAGGTCTGCTAATGCCTGATTCCATACCATGTGCTGTAAAATCTGTTAGCAAGACAAACTTTATGAGATATCATGCAGAGTTCTTAAACGAAGCAGCCATAATGAAAAAGTTCAGCGAAGCATACCATATTGTGAGATTGCTTGGTGTGGTGACTAAGACCCATCCACCACTACTGGTAATGGAACTCATGGGTCGTGGTGATTTGAAAAGTGTATTGGTTAAGTGCAGGAATTCTGATGATCCACCTCCACCCAACAG ataTACTATCATTCGCATGGCTGCACAAATAGCTGATGGTATGGCATtcctagaatataataaatttattcatcgGGATTTAGCAGCCCGAAATTGTATGGTGGCTAATGATATGACTGTGAAAATTGGCGATTTTGGTATGAGTCGACAAATGTATAATGGTGATTATTATCGTAAAGGAAATAAGGGTGAAATGCCTATACGGTGGATGGCTCCTGAGAGTCTTAGTGAAGGTATATTTACCAGTCAATCAGATGTTTGGAGTTATGGGGTTGTGATCTGGGAAATGATGACATTAGGAGCACAACCTTACTCAGAAAAGAGCAACAATGAAGTCATGGCACATGTGCTTGATGGTAACTTACTTAATTTGCCAATATTTTGTCCTGATGTGTTGGCTGGTATTGTTAGACTATGTTGGAATTGGACTGCTTCTCAACGACCAAGGTTCCTAAAAATAGTTGAAACACTTGATGTTTATCTGGAGGATGATTTCag ATCAGTTTCGTTTTATCATACACGTGGTTTACACAATGAATCACCGGCCGATCAATCGTTGATGTCGCCATGTACTACATATGAAGAAGATGTAGATAATGAAAGCATTTCTTTCGAAGGCGGTGACACTGTTGCTGTATATAGTGCGTTCCAcgtagacaaaaataaaatgagtaaTGGCCATTTATCGCCAATGTAA